From a region of the Luteolibacter arcticus genome:
- a CDS encoding PEP-CTERM sorting domain-containing protein (PEP-CTERM proteins occur, often in large numbers, in the proteomes of bacteria that also encode an exosortase, a predicted intramembrane cysteine proteinase. The presence of a PEP-CTERM domain at a protein's C-terminus predicts cleavage within the sorting domain, followed by covalent anchoring to some some component of the (usually Gram-negative) cell surface. Many PEP-CTERM proteins exhibit an unusual sequence composition that includes large numbers of potential glycosylation sites. Expression of one such protein has been shown restore the ability of a bacterium to form floc, a type of biofilm.): MIARNALFIFGLTSHAAFSALVVSSGLEDGSGALPDRAIVTSEGALVATGFAGVGVFSLPDDEVDRLAISKDFAGLIAAFQPVVGTDDFQAGLVSLIGSPAAPGFFYVVNEGIDPVASGLSGATIYSFFGNGPTLAESMELGLFRHSSVLAGNVDGQGNTRTYFFNLSDGVPKLGAFGSTSQVASIPQLGTFDQPFATMVLETIPEPGISISFLAGVSMLAFRCRQRSGQV; this comes from the coding sequence ATGATTGCACGAAACGCCCTATTTATCTTCGGCCTGACAAGCCACGCCGCCTTTTCCGCACTCGTCGTGTCGAGTGGATTGGAGGACGGCTCCGGCGCTTTGCCGGATCGCGCGATTGTCACTTCGGAAGGCGCGCTTGTCGCAACGGGCTTCGCTGGCGTGGGGGTGTTCTCCCTCCCGGATGACGAGGTAGACCGCCTCGCTATCAGCAAAGATTTCGCTGGCCTGATTGCGGCGTTTCAGCCGGTGGTCGGCACGGACGATTTTCAGGCGGGCTTGGTCAGCCTGATTGGCTCTCCCGCTGCTCCCGGCTTTTTCTACGTGGTCAATGAAGGCATTGATCCTGTGGCTTCCGGGCTGTCGGGAGCGACGATCTACTCGTTCTTTGGCAACGGTCCGACTCTGGCGGAGAGCATGGAGCTGGGGTTGTTCAGGCACTCGTCGGTCTTGGCCGGGAACGTTGACGGACAAGGGAACACGCGGACCTACTTTTTCAACCTTTCGGATGGTGTCCCAAAGCTCGGCGCCTTCGGCTCGACGAGCCAAGTGGCGTCGATTCCCCAGTTGGGAACCTTCGACCAACCATTCGCAACGATGGTTCTCGAAACCATTCCCGAGCCCGGCATCTCCATAAGTTTTCTCGCTGGAGTTTCGATGCTCGCCTTCCGTTGCCGGCAGAGGTCCGGGCAAGTCTGA
- a CDS encoding gamma carbonic anhydrase family protein → MAIERYESFSPQIHPSVFIAGSADVIGRVTLGEESSVWYNTTLRGDINEIVIGPRSNVQDNAVIHLADDYGCYVGELVTVGHSAILHACTVKDEVLVGMGAIVLDGAVIGERSIIGAGALVTGGTIIPPGSLVLGSPAKVVRTLSLDEQAKVKSWAEKYVVQSRKYLAR, encoded by the coding sequence ATGGCCATCGAGCGCTACGAGTCCTTTTCCCCGCAGATCCACCCGTCCGTCTTCATCGCCGGCAGTGCCGATGTCATCGGCCGCGTGACCTTGGGCGAGGAAAGCAGCGTGTGGTACAACACTACCCTGCGCGGCGACATCAATGAGATCGTGATCGGCCCACGCTCGAACGTGCAGGACAACGCCGTGATCCACCTCGCCGACGACTACGGCTGCTACGTCGGCGAACTCGTGACCGTCGGCCACTCGGCCATCCTCCACGCCTGCACGGTGAAGGACGAGGTGCTGGTCGGCATGGGAGCCATCGTGCTCGACGGTGCGGTGATCGGCGAACGCTCGATCATCGGCGCAGGTGCCCTGGTCACCGGTGGCACCATCATCCCGCCCGGCTCGCTGGTGTTAGGCTCGCCAGCGAAAGTCGTGCGCACGCTTTCACTCGATGAACAGGCGAAGGTGAAGAGCTGGGCAGAGAAGTACGTCGTGCAATCGCGGAAGTATCTCGCGCGGTAA
- a CDS encoding lamin tail domain-containing protein has translation MKLTRSLPAGLTGLFAVCSPALHAQLLLTEINSNGSAGDYWEITNVGAASVDLSGYRWTDGEASGTFAGAAAWALAPGTTIAAGESIVFTKVAESAFRTWWGAYLPAGAKVFSATASPGLGGNDGAKLFDSTGAAVITFSYAAGGFTKADNGASLGGHAGASAGGTSSQAAVWIPASGAASPRYTFADGSTNGTTVSATNAADMGSPGYSGFGGSGPTITLGVSALPESFSESAANPASTGTVTRAVATTSDLVVNLSSSDTTEATVPATVTILANQTSATFPITAVDDTFPDANKTATITASATDATSPTVALTVQDDSDVFPHQLLLTEIHSDQDASPEDFWELTNVGSNSADISGYSWIDSPGSYSASLDKVPNGTTLAPGESVIFTAADPTAFRDVWGGLESVKVIHTPNAPGLGKNDGVKLFESSGNQVFFVSYAAGGFDRADGTDSKGEHAGYSASPDGAVEAVEELRSMIWVPTSGIVSPRYTVADGTSFGSRAIAGFGDVGSPGVTNAVAGTGFVSIASASISEGNTGTSTLALDVTRTETSSAFAVDYTVTGGTADGADYTLASGTLNFTAGGVDSQPVNIIVNGDTDSEPDETVVVTLSNIVNTTGTTTLGEEVGTGTILADDVFIATQPVSTAIVSGGVTTLFLDAIGSPAPTIQWYQGNAGDTSTPVGTDSRIFVTPALAASTSYWARLTNGVTTVDTSVATVSIVPAATGVNLATYVRTGRHGLPEPTRTALPAGTAAHNLLCQEASGVAYNWDTDTLFISCDGGRSITQVSKTGQLIDTMSLDLQTGAPQGTAFYDPEGITYVGGGQFVFSEERDQQLVKFTYVPGTTLTRANAQTVDLGPFDDNTGTEGLSWDPPASDFIALKEKSPIGVFRTGVDFTAGTATTAPPTSGNEASNLFNTSLLGMTDVADVFAFTNIPSMAGQPQEASLLVLGQENARVVTISRSGTIGSTLNITADPGDTISPPDMQHEGITMDRAGNIYIVNENGGGNINFPELWVYSTTTLSNTAPTAVAVNNAVTSIQENANTASPVKVGDIVVSDDGLGTNALSLTGADAASFEITGTALYLKAGVTLDFETKASYAVTVNVDDSSVGTTPDATANFTLTVTDQEPETPVVSGLLITEVVPWASSNSPVAKDWLEVTNTSEDPVTITGWKVDDNSNSSALAGTIGGVTTIAPGESVVLLMEVTEAELPALATTFINTWFNGTAPSGFQIGCVTGGGIGLGSGASGDAVNLFNATGVLQAKLTFGVSDAVSPYQTFDNTVAADNVAVSLLSSVGVNGAFLAPNSAEVGSPGYSAPAVLRITEVAPWSSGNSPIQADWFEVTNTGARPKDMTGWKFDDVSESSSGASALAGISSIAPGESVIYIQTTNLASARTAFLNNWFGANPPAGLQIGSHNGDGLGTSGDAVNLFDSNNVRRAKVTFGVSPSAAPFGTFDNTAKVDAAAVTLKAFPSVNGAFNAANSAIEVGSPGSVVSGGPLAFATWLSANGYSSFGLGADSDSDGLTDGVEYFFNQSPNNGSDTGNTPQLVSNGGALELDFTRLTNAGGMIGSLEVSGDLATWVPALSGLDYVPAGAVVNGTETAVTYSLPGTGPSAPSPSAGYLTPNTSDPVGASLGGVRVVNEGLVGVGRLSGENVDVFGETQGAASGLFITGWAYNAGQFTGKFQVLPDRGYGDGSSNYAARIHEVDFTFTPYYGTTATAQGQVQPVYNNVSTKFTYVDVEDGSKTKFTTGLNPDNVGPTIGARTGTLFGQTVGLATAANGLGGNQESLLSFDAEAVHLFPDGSGFVSDEYGTYIARFDATKKITGLTQLPGAAQPHKTGAPNFNSLGAPDNGRRNNQGIEGMSVTPDGTRLFALLQSATVQDTNGGAQQTRNHARLFVYDIVGAKRENPELVGEYIVRLPQIDLNSDGSALDGTAAQSEIVALGPNSFLMLPRDGNGLGKLNSPPILFKSVQLVDFASATNIRGLFDGVGQAVSPAGVLDSSVTAAATAEVINMLQPDDLAKFGLNTTIPANSNTLNEKIEGMALAPDLSTEQPNDFFLFVANDNDFQSSDVKMLNAAGVIQDRGDGRLTPGVTNDAMYYVWRLTIDASGKKFFRMDVTGNP, from the coding sequence ATGAAACTCACACGCTCTCTCCCTGCGGGACTCACCGGCTTGTTCGCGGTGTGCTCGCCAGCCCTCCACGCCCAGTTGCTGCTCACCGAGATCAACTCCAACGGGAGTGCCGGGGACTACTGGGAAATCACCAATGTCGGCGCGGCCAGCGTTGATCTCAGCGGCTACCGCTGGACCGATGGCGAGGCTTCCGGGACCTTCGCGGGAGCTGCTGCCTGGGCCTTGGCTCCGGGCACCACGATTGCCGCAGGCGAGTCGATCGTTTTCACGAAGGTCGCCGAGAGCGCCTTCCGCACCTGGTGGGGTGCGTATCTGCCCGCGGGTGCCAAGGTGTTCTCCGCCACGGCCTCTCCCGGATTGGGGGGGAACGATGGAGCCAAGCTCTTCGACAGCACTGGCGCGGCGGTGATCACCTTCTCGTATGCGGCCGGAGGATTCACGAAAGCCGACAATGGTGCTTCACTGGGCGGTCACGCAGGGGCATCCGCCGGTGGCACCTCCAGCCAGGCCGCGGTGTGGATTCCTGCATCGGGTGCTGCGAGTCCTCGCTACACCTTTGCCGATGGTTCCACCAATGGCACAACCGTTTCGGCCACGAATGCTGCCGACATGGGATCGCCGGGCTACAGCGGATTCGGTGGGTCGGGACCGACCATCACGCTGGGCGTTTCCGCGCTGCCCGAGTCCTTCTCCGAGAGCGCCGCCAACCCAGCCTCGACCGGCACGGTCACCCGTGCAGTGGCCACCACGAGCGATCTGGTGGTGAATCTTTCCTCCAGCGACACGACCGAGGCCACCGTGCCGGCGACGGTGACGATCCTCGCGAACCAGACTTCCGCGACCTTTCCGATCACCGCGGTGGACGATACGTTCCCGGATGCTAACAAGACCGCAACCATCACCGCCAGCGCGACGGACGCCACCAGCCCAACGGTGGCGCTGACGGTGCAGGACGACAGCGACGTCTTCCCTCACCAACTCCTGCTGACGGAAATCCACTCCGACCAGGATGCCAGCCCGGAGGATTTCTGGGAACTCACCAACGTCGGCTCCAACAGCGCCGACATCAGCGGCTACTCTTGGATCGACAGCCCCGGCTCGTATTCGGCCTCACTCGACAAAGTGCCGAATGGCACGACGCTCGCACCGGGTGAATCGGTCATTTTCACCGCAGCCGATCCGACCGCCTTCCGCGATGTTTGGGGCGGGTTGGAATCGGTGAAAGTTATCCACACCCCGAACGCGCCGGGTCTCGGCAAGAATGACGGGGTGAAGCTTTTCGAAAGCAGCGGCAACCAGGTCTTCTTCGTCAGTTACGCCGCCGGTGGCTTCGACCGCGCCGATGGCACGGACTCGAAGGGCGAGCACGCCGGCTACTCCGCCAGTCCCGACGGAGCGGTGGAAGCCGTGGAGGAACTCCGTTCGATGATCTGGGTTCCCACGTCGGGCATCGTTTCGCCCCGCTATACCGTGGCCGATGGCACGAGCTTCGGAAGCCGTGCCATCGCGGGCTTCGGCGACGTCGGCTCGCCGGGAGTCACGAACGCGGTCGCAGGAACTGGTTTCGTCAGCATCGCCAGCGCCTCGATTTCCGAAGGTAATACCGGCACTTCCACGCTCGCCCTGGACGTGACCCGCACGGAGACCTCCTCCGCCTTCGCGGTGGACTACACGGTCACCGGCGGCACCGCGGACGGCGCTGATTACACCCTCGCTTCCGGCACCTTGAACTTCACCGCCGGTGGTGTGGATAGCCAGCCGGTGAACATCATCGTGAATGGCGACACCGATTCCGAGCCGGATGAAACGGTGGTCGTCACGCTCTCTAACATCGTCAACACAACGGGCACAACGACCCTCGGTGAAGAAGTGGGAACTGGCACCATCCTTGCGGATGACGTCTTCATCGCCACGCAGCCGGTCAGCACCGCTATCGTCAGCGGCGGTGTGACGACGCTCTTCCTGGATGCCATCGGTTCGCCTGCGCCAACCATCCAGTGGTATCAAGGAAACGCCGGTGATACCAGCACGCCGGTCGGCACGGATTCCCGCATCTTCGTCACCCCGGCCCTCGCCGCGAGCACCAGCTACTGGGCGCGCCTGACCAACGGTGTCACCACGGTGGATACCAGCGTCGCGACGGTCTCCATCGTCCCTGCCGCCACGGGCGTCAATCTCGCTACCTACGTCCGCACGGGCCGCCACGGCCTGCCGGAGCCGACCCGCACCGCGCTGCCAGCCGGCACTGCCGCCCACAACCTGCTCTGCCAGGAAGCGTCCGGCGTGGCTTACAACTGGGACACCGACACGCTGTTCATCTCCTGCGACGGCGGCCGTTCCATCACCCAGGTTTCGAAGACCGGCCAGTTGATCGATACGATGTCGCTGGACCTCCAAACGGGTGCTCCGCAGGGCACCGCGTTCTACGATCCGGAAGGCATCACCTACGTCGGCGGCGGCCAATTCGTCTTCAGCGAGGAACGCGACCAGCAACTGGTAAAGTTCACCTACGTGCCCGGCACCACGCTCACCCGTGCGAATGCCCAGACCGTCGATCTCGGACCGTTTGACGACAATACCGGCACCGAAGGCCTGAGCTGGGATCCACCGGCCAGCGACTTCATCGCGCTCAAGGAGAAGTCCCCGATCGGCGTCTTCCGCACCGGCGTGGACTTCACCGCGGGCACCGCCACCACCGCTCCTCCCACGAGCGGAAACGAGGCGAGCAATCTCTTCAACACCTCGCTGCTCGGCATGACCGACGTGGCGGATGTGTTCGCCTTCACCAACATCCCGTCGATGGCCGGCCAGCCGCAGGAAGCGAGCTTGCTGGTGCTCGGCCAAGAGAATGCCCGGGTCGTCACCATCAGCCGCAGCGGCACGATCGGCAGCACGCTGAACATCACCGCCGACCCGGGCGACACGATCAGCCCTCCGGACATGCAGCACGAGGGCATCACGATGGACCGCGCGGGGAACATCTACATCGTCAACGAGAACGGCGGCGGTAACATCAACTTCCCGGAGCTCTGGGTCTACTCGACCACCACACTATCCAACACCGCCCCGACCGCCGTGGCTGTGAACAATGCGGTCACCTCCATTCAGGAAAACGCCAACACCGCCTCACCGGTCAAGGTGGGCGACATCGTGGTCTCCGACGATGGCCTCGGCACGAACGCGCTGAGCCTAACGGGAGCCGATGCGGCCTCCTTCGAAATCACCGGCACTGCCTTGTATCTCAAGGCGGGTGTAACGCTCGATTTCGAGACCAAGGCCAGCTACGCCGTCACGGTCAATGTCGATGACAGCTCGGTGGGCACCACGCCGGATGCCACCGCGAACTTCACGCTCACGGTGACCGATCAGGAGCCCGAGACTCCGGTCGTTTCCGGACTGCTCATCACCGAGGTTGTTCCTTGGGCGAGCAGCAACAGCCCGGTGGCCAAGGATTGGCTCGAAGTGACGAACACGTCGGAAGATCCGGTCACCATCACGGGCTGGAAAGTGGATGACAACTCGAACTCCTCCGCCCTCGCCGGAACGATCGGCGGCGTGACCACGATCGCCCCGGGCGAATCGGTGGTGTTGCTCATGGAAGTCACGGAGGCCGAGCTTCCCGCGCTTGCCACCACTTTCATCAACACCTGGTTCAATGGCACCGCACCTTCCGGCTTCCAGATCGGATGCGTCACAGGGGGAGGCATCGGCCTCGGATCAGGAGCCAGCGGTGACGCGGTGAACTTGTTCAATGCCACCGGCGTCCTGCAGGCCAAGCTTACCTTCGGAGTCTCCGACGCGGTCTCGCCTTACCAAACCTTCGACAACACGGTCGCTGCGGACAACGTCGCGGTCTCGCTGCTGAGCTCGGTGGGTGTGAACGGCGCCTTCCTGGCCCCGAACTCGGCGGAAGTCGGCTCGCCGGGCTACTCTGCCCCAGCCGTCCTGCGCATCACCGAAGTGGCTCCCTGGAGTAGCGGCAATAGCCCGATCCAAGCGGATTGGTTCGAAGTCACCAATACCGGTGCCCGTCCGAAGGACATGACCGGTTGGAAGTTCGACGATGTCTCGGAATCCTCGTCGGGTGCCTCCGCGCTGGCTGGCATTTCCTCGATCGCTCCCGGCGAGTCGGTGATCTACATCCAGACCACCAACCTTGCCTCCGCCCGCACGGCCTTCCTGAACAACTGGTTCGGCGCGAATCCGCCGGCCGGTCTCCAGATCGGCAGCCACAATGGCGACGGACTCGGCACCAGCGGCGACGCGGTGAACCTGTTCGACAGTAACAACGTGCGCCGCGCGAAGGTGACCTTCGGGGTTTCGCCTTCCGCCGCACCGTTCGGCACCTTCGATAACACCGCCAAGGTGGATGCCGCGGCAGTGACGCTCAAGGCGTTCCCAAGTGTGAACGGAGCCTTCAACGCCGCGAACAGCGCGATCGAAGTCGGCTCGCCCGGCTCGGTAGTGAGCGGTGGACCGCTGGCGTTCGCCACGTGGCTCTCCGCCAATGGCTACTCCTCGTTCGGTCTCGGCGCGGATTCCGATTCCGACGGCCTCACCGACGGTGTGGAGTACTTCTTTAACCAGAGCCCCAACAACGGGAGCGACACCGGCAACACGCCGCAGCTCGTTTCCAACGGCGGTGCCCTGGAGCTCGATTTCACCCGTCTCACCAATGCCGGTGGCATGATCGGCTCGCTGGAGGTTTCCGGTGATCTCGCCACTTGGGTCCCGGCCCTCTCCGGACTCGACTACGTTCCGGCCGGTGCGGTGGTGAACGGCACCGAAACCGCCGTCACCTACAGCCTGCCCGGCACCGGCCCGTCCGCACCGAGCCCTTCGGCGGGCTACCTGACTCCGAATACCTCGGACCCGGTCGGTGCCTCGCTCGGCGGTGTGCGCGTGGTGAACGAAGGCCTCGTCGGCGTCGGTCGCCTGAGTGGTGAGAACGTGGACGTGTTCGGTGAGACGCAGGGGGCCGCCTCCGGCCTCTTCATCACCGGTTGGGCCTACAACGCCGGCCAGTTCACCGGGAAGTTCCAGGTGCTCCCCGACCGTGGCTACGGCGACGGCAGCTCGAACTACGCGGCGCGTATCCACGAGGTGGACTTCACCTTCACCCCGTACTACGGCACCACGGCGACCGCTCAGGGACAGGTCCAGCCCGTTTATAACAACGTATCGACCAAGTTCACCTACGTGGATGTTGAGGATGGCTCGAAGACGAAGTTCACCACCGGACTCAATCCCGACAACGTCGGCCCCACAATCGGTGCCCGTACCGGCACGCTGTTCGGGCAGACCGTCGGTCTGGCCACCGCAGCCAACGGTCTTGGCGGCAATCAGGAAAGCCTGCTGAGTTTCGACGCGGAAGCGGTCCATCTCTTCCCTGACGGCTCCGGCTTCGTCTCGGATGAATACGGCACCTACATCGCCCGCTTCGATGCGACAAAGAAGATCACCGGCCTGACCCAGCTCCCGGGCGCGGCCCAGCCGCACAAGACCGGCGCGCCGAACTTCAATTCGCTCGGCGCACCAGACAACGGTCGCCGCAACAACCAGGGCATCGAGGGCATGTCGGTCACTCCCGACGGCACCCGCCTCTTCGCCCTGCTGCAGAGCGCCACGGTCCAGGACACCAACGGTGGTGCTCAGCAAACTCGCAACCACGCCCGCCTGTTCGTCTACGACATCGTCGGGGCGAAGCGTGAGAATCCGGAGCTGGTGGGCGAATACATCGTCCGCCTGCCGCAGATCGACCTCAATAGCGACGGTTCCGCCCTCGACGGCACCGCCGCCCAGTCGGAGATCGTTGCCCTCGGGCCGAATTCCTTCCTGATGCTGCCGCGCGATGGCAACGGTCTCGGCAAGCTGAACTCCCCGCCGATCCTGTTCAAATCGGTGCAGCTCGTCGACTTCGCCTCGGCCACCAACATCCGCGGCCTGTTCGACGGAGTCGGCCAAGCGGTCAGCCCGGCCGGTGTGCTCGACTCCAGTGTGACCGCCGCCGCCACGGCGGAGGTCATCAACATGCTCCAGCCGGACGACCTCGCGAAATTCGGCCTGAACACGACCATCCCTGCGAACTCCAACACGCTGAACGAGAAGATCGAAGGCATGGCGCTGGCTCCGGACCTCTCCACCGAGCAGCCCAATGACTTCTTCCTCTTCGTCGCCAATGACAACGACTTCCAGTCGTCCGACGTGAAGATGCTCAACGCGGCTGGCGTTATTCAGGACCGCGGTGACGGCCGACTTACCCCCGGCGTGACCAACGACGCGATGTATTACGTCTGGCGCCTGACCATCGACGCCAGCGGCAAGAAGTTCTTCCGGATGGATGTGACTGGAAATCCCTGA
- the rplT gene encoding 50S ribosomal protein L20: MPRATNSPASRARRKRVLLRAKGFRGFRSKLFRYAKDAVRKAMTYEYRDRKKRKGQFRRLWIQRISAAVRNEGLTYSRFIEGLVAAGIEADRKILADLAVKDAAAFSAIVAQAKAALDKKATAAA; this comes from the coding sequence ATGCCACGCGCCACCAATAGCCCGGCTTCCCGCGCCCGTCGTAAGCGCGTCCTGCTGCGTGCCAAGGGCTTCCGCGGATTCCGCTCGAAGCTCTTCCGCTACGCCAAGGACGCGGTTCGTAAGGCAATGACCTACGAATACCGCGACCGCAAGAAGCGCAAGGGCCAGTTCCGCCGCTTGTGGATCCAGCGCATCAGCGCTGCCGTCCGCAACGAAGGCCTGACCTACTCGCGCTTCATCGAAGGCCTCGTAGCCGCTGGGATCGAAGCTGACCGCAAGATCCTCGCCGACCTCGCAGTCAAGGACGCAGCCGCGTTCTCCGCGATCGTCGCCCAGGCCAAGGCCGCCCTCGACAAGAAGGCGACCGCCGCTGCCTGA
- the rpmI gene encoding 50S ribosomal protein L35, whose amino-acid sequence MPRVSGKAKTRKAVAKRFKVTGTGKVLRRKQGARHLLQCKSRKRKRNLTHSALVSDADIKNVKENLPFSR is encoded by the coding sequence ATGCCACGCGTCTCAGGAAAAGCAAAGACTCGAAAGGCTGTTGCCAAGCGTTTCAAGGTGACAGGAACCGGTAAGGTTCTGCGCCGGAAGCAAGGCGCCCGGCACTTGCTCCAATGCAAGAGCCGCAAGCGCAAACGGAATCTCACTCATTCCGCCCTTGTCTCCGATGCCGACATCAAGAACGTGAAGGAAAACCTTCCGTTCTCTCGCTGA
- a CDS encoding class I adenylate-forming enzyme family protein, which translates to MNLIEEIARRHDPATLAVVSGDRRVTYGDLFRHAREIAALIPDIGRIARVGLQCPNGVSYIVLSMGVLLAGACLVPLAEELTDTERAEIAATTALDFILAADELPWHGPEESLLSSESDGTPWKLHRCAGLTPAFPEEGFQALNPAFIRFSSGTTGTSKGVVLSHETLLARITAANEGLQIGPQDRVLWMLPMAHHFAVSIVLYLHFGATTVLEHSAMREDILATAEKHTATVIYGSPFHFAMLSGDKRGFMWPSLRLAVATAAALPEVTARAFEQRFGKPLHQGLGIIEVGLSVINLDAASEKPGSLGKPMPAYEVELRDDEFHVRGPGLLDAYLVPWNPSPLDDGWFASGDLVRRDEDGHLFLMGRKKSVINVAGMKVFPEEVERVLNEHPAVTRSRVLGREHSQMGQVPVAEIIPADPSLPPKPIELQRHCKAVLSAYKVPMVFKMVDSLPLTASGKLKRVTSDG; encoded by the coding sequence GTGAACCTGATTGAGGAAATCGCCCGCCGCCATGATCCGGCCACGCTGGCTGTCGTCAGCGGCGACCGCCGTGTGACCTACGGGGACCTCTTCCGCCATGCTCGGGAAATCGCCGCCTTGATTCCGGACATCGGCCGCATCGCCCGCGTCGGCCTGCAATGCCCGAATGGCGTGTCCTACATCGTGCTCTCGATGGGCGTGCTGCTGGCCGGCGCTTGCTTGGTGCCGCTCGCCGAAGAACTCACCGACACCGAACGCGCCGAGATTGCCGCGACCACCGCGCTCGACTTCATCCTCGCGGCTGATGAGCTGCCGTGGCACGGCCCGGAAGAATCGCTGCTCTCCTCCGAAAGCGACGGCACGCCGTGGAAGCTCCACCGTTGTGCCGGTCTAACACCCGCCTTCCCCGAGGAGGGCTTCCAAGCGCTCAATCCCGCGTTCATTCGCTTCAGCTCCGGCACCACCGGCACCAGCAAGGGCGTGGTGCTTTCCCACGAGACGCTGCTCGCCCGCATCACCGCGGCGAATGAAGGCCTGCAGATCGGACCGCAAGACCGCGTGCTGTGGATGCTGCCGATGGCGCACCACTTCGCGGTGTCGATCGTGCTCTACCTGCACTTCGGCGCGACCACGGTGTTGGAGCACTCCGCGATGCGCGAGGACATCCTGGCCACCGCGGAGAAGCACACGGCCACGGTGATCTATGGCTCGCCTTTCCACTTCGCGATGTTGTCCGGCGACAAGCGCGGCTTCATGTGGCCCTCGTTGCGGCTCGCGGTCGCCACCGCCGCCGCCTTGCCGGAAGTAACCGCCCGGGCCTTCGAGCAACGCTTCGGCAAGCCACTGCACCAGGGCCTCGGTATCATCGAGGTCGGCCTTTCCGTGATCAATCTGGACGCAGCCAGTGAAAAGCCGGGCTCGCTCGGCAAGCCCATGCCCGCCTACGAGGTCGAGTTGCGCGACGATGAATTCCACGTGCGCGGCCCCGGCCTGTTAGATGCTTACCTCGTACCCTGGAATCCCTCGCCACTCGACGATGGCTGGTTCGCCAGCGGCGACCTCGTCCGCCGCGATGAAGACGGCCACCTGTTCCTGATGGGCCGCAAGAAGTCGGTCATCAACGTGGCCGGCATGAAGGTCTTCCCGGAGGAAGTGGAGCGCGTGCTCAACGAGCATCCCGCCGTGACCCGCAGCCGCGTCCTCGGCCGCGAGCATTCGCAGATGGGCCAAGTCCCGGTCGCCGAGATCATCCCCGCCGACCCCTCGCTGCCGCCGAAGCCAATCGAACTCCAGCGCCACTGCAAGGCCGTCCTATCCGCCTACAAGGTGCCGATGGTGTTCAAGATGGTCGACTCCCTGCCCCTTACGGCATCCGGCAAATTGAAGCGCGTCACCAGCGACGGCTAA
- a CDS encoding phosphopantetheine-binding protein — protein MENELTAIIATEILDTDQALTPQSDLFAAGLDSMGIMQLLLAIEDRFGVVIDPADLSRDNFSTAEKIAALVAEKKEAASR, from the coding sequence ATGGAAAACGAGCTGACCGCCATCATCGCCACTGAGATCCTCGACACCGACCAGGCGCTCACGCCCCAGAGCGACCTTTTCGCCGCCGGGCTGGATTCGATGGGCATCATGCAACTCCTGCTGGCCATCGAGGACCGCTTCGGCGTGGTGATTGATCCCGCCGACCTGTCGCGCGACAATTTCTCCACCGCGGAAAAGATCGCCGCCCTCGTCGCCGAGAAAAAGGAGGCCGCTTCCCGCTGA